Proteins co-encoded in one Brassica rapa cultivar Chiifu-401-42 chromosome A02, CAAS_Brap_v3.01, whole genome shotgun sequence genomic window:
- the LOC103868165 gene encoding calcium-dependent protein kinase 21 — protein sequence MGCLSSKHRQEETAAKPSTPITPAQTHVVPEHRKPQTPPTHHQISAPPATVRDPDTILGKPFEDIRKFYSLGKELGRGQFGITYRCREISTGNTYACKSILKRKLISKQDKEDVKREIQIMQYLSGQANIVEIKGAYEDRQSVHLVMELCAGGELFDRIIAQGHYSERAAAGIIRSIVNVVQICHFMGVVHRDLKPENFLLSSKEENAMLKATDFGLSVFIEEGKVYRDIVGSAYYVAPEVLRRSYGKEIDIWSAGVILYILLSGVPPFWAENEKGIFDEVVKGEIDFESQPWPSISESAKDLVRKMLTKDPRRRITAAQVLEHPWIKGGEAPDKPIDSAVLSRMKQFRAMNKLKKLALKVIAESLSEEEIKGLKTMFANMDTDKSGTITYEELKTGLTRLGSKLSETEVKQLMEAADVDGNGTIDYFEFISATMHRYKLDRDEHVYKAFQHFDKDNSGHITRDELESAMKEYGMGDEASIKEVISEVDTDNDGRINFEEFCAMMRSGTTQPQGKLLPFH from the exons ATGGGTTGCCTCAGCAGTAAACACCGGCAGGAAGAAACCGCCGCAAAACCCTCAACTCCGATCACTCCAGCACAAACCCACGTCGTCCCGGAGCACCGGAAACCCCAAACTCCACCGACCCACCACCAGATTTCAGCCCCGCCGGCGACCGTCCGAGATCCAGACACCATACTAGGCAAACCCTTCGAAGACATAAGAAAATTCTACAGCTTGGGGAAAGAGCTAGGCCGAGGGCAGTTCGGGATAACGTACAGGTGCAGAGAGATCTCCACGGGAAACACTTACGCCTGCAAGTCCATCTTGAAGAGGAAGCTGATCAGCAAGCAAGACAAGGAGGATGTGAAGAGAGAGATTCAGATAATGCAGTACTTGTCCGGACAAGCCAACATTGTCGAGATCAAGGGTGCTTATGAGGATAGACAGTCTGTGCATTTGGTGATGGAGTTGTGTGCGGGTGGTGAGTTGTTCGATAGGATTATAGCTCAGGGACATTACTCCGAGAGAGCTGCTGCTGGGATCATTAGGTCCATTGTGAATGTTGTTCAGATTTGTCATTTCATGGGTGTCGTTCATAGAGATCTCAAGCCTGAGAATTTCTTGCTCTCCAGTAAAGAGGAGAATGCTATGCTTAAGGCAACTGACTTCGGGTTGTCTGTTTTCATTGAAGAAG GAAAAGTTTACCGGGATATAGTGGGGAGTGCTTACTACGTTGCTCCTGAAGTATTAAGGCGTAGTTACGGGAAGGAAATTGACATTTGGAGTGCTGGTGTTATCCTTTACATCCTACTCAGCGGTGTACCTCCTTTCTGGGCTG AAAATGAGAAAGGAATATTTGATGAGGTTGTAAAAGGTGAAATTGACTTTGAAAGCCAGCCATGGCCTTCTATTTCTGAGAGTGCGAAAGATCTTGTCAGGAAGATGCTTACCAAAGACCCCAGGAGACGAATCACTGCTGCCCAGGTTCTTG AACATCCTTGGATCAAAGGCGGAGAAGCACCAGACAAGCCTATTGATAGTGCTGTGTTGTCTCGTATGAAGCAGTTCCGAGCCATGAACAAGCTTAAGAAGCTAGCCCTTAAG GTTATCGCGGAGAGTCTATCAGAAGAGGAAATCAAAGGTCTCAAGACCATGTTTGCCAACATGGATACCGACAAAAGCGGTACAATCACATACGAAGAACTGAAAACAGGGCTAACTAGGCTTGGCTCTAAACTCTCTGAAACTGAAGTGAAGCAACTCATGGAAGCT GCTGATGTGGATGGAAATGGAACAATCGACTACTTTGAGTTTATCTCTGCGACAATGCATCGATACAAACTGGATCGAGATGAGCATGTATACAAAGCATTCCAACATTTTGATAAAGACAACAGCGG GCACATAACTAGAGATGAGTTGGAAAGTGCCATGAAGGAGTATGGAATGGGAGATGAAGCTAGCATCAAAGAAGTTATATCTGAAGTTGATACCGACAAT GATGGGAGAATAAACTTTGAGGAGTTCTGTGCAATGATGAGAAGTGGTACCACACAACCACAAGGGAAGCTTCTTCCCTTCCATTGA